In Streptomyces sp. 71268, the DNA window CGCTGCTCGCCGAAAGCCGGCTCGGTGTCCTCGCGACCATCAAGTCGGACGGCCGCCCGCAGCTCTCGCCCGTGATGCCCTTCTACGACCGGGAGGCCGAGGTCCTCTACGTCTCGATGACCGAGGGCCGGGCCAAGACGGCCAACCTGCGACGTGACCCGCGCGCGGCCCTGGAGGTCACCGGCCCCGACGGGTTCGCGTGGGCCACCGCCGAGGGCACCGTGACGCTGGTCGGGCCGGGCAGCGACCCGCACGGCGTCGAGGTCGAGGCGCTGGTGGACTACTACCGCCGCGCGGCCGGGGAGCATCCGAACTGGGAGGAGTACCGATCGGTGATGGTCTCCGACCGCAGGGTGCTGATGAGGATGGCGGTCGAGCGCGTCTACGGCGAGAAGATCCGCTGACGGCCCGTCGCGGCCGGCCCGGGCCAGCGGGCCCGGGCCGTTCGCGGCACCGGGAGGTCACTCCTGTCCGGCGCCGCCGTCGCCGATGTCGTCCCAGTGCGGGATCGGCCGTGGCGGTTCGAGCACGGCGTCGGCGTAGTCGCCGTCAGCGACCTCGATCTTCATGGTGCGGCTCGCGGAGAAGGCCCAGAACTGGTTCGGCTCGTTCGGTACGGGCAGCACGGCGCGCAGTTCCCGTTTGAAGTCCGGGAAGTCGTCGAAGGTGTCGGACCAGGCGCTGAGCTTCGACGGCCCACGGGCCACCACGCCCCCGGGCCGCGCGCCGTCGTGCAGGCGGACGCGTACGTACTCGCTCCCCGCGAACACCCAGACCTCGTTCGGCACGTCCGGGGTCGGCATGATGGCGTCGATGCCGTCCAGGAAGTCCGGCCGGCCGGCGAAGGCCTCGGCCCAGTCGCTGAGCGGGCGCGGCCCGGTGAGCAGCGTGTCCGCGTGGGGGTGGCTCGCGCCGACCCTCATC includes these proteins:
- a CDS encoding PPOX class F420-dependent oxidoreductase, whose translation is MTATSYDPRTLLAESRLGVLATIKSDGRPQLSPVMPFYDREAEVLYVSMTEGRAKTANLRRDPRAALEVTGPDGFAWATAEGTVTLVGPGSDPHGVEVEALVDYYRRAAGEHPNWEEYRSVMVSDRRVLMRMAVERVYGEKIR